From the Nodularia sphaerocarpa UHCC 0038 genome, the window AGGAAAAGTACAGATAGTAGCCGAACTAGCTCAACAATATGGCATTGTAGATGAACAAGGCATAATCCCCGCCTCCCTACGCTCCCTAAAATTTCTGATACCAGCAGCCTTACCCGCACTAAGAAAATACTCATCCCTAATACCAGACATAAAAGTGCCGTGGTCATTGCTACTGCTAACAACACTCAAATCACCCCAGATTTAAACCCAAAAAACTCTGCATATTTCTTCACTCAGTGTCTTCTGTGCCTCTGTGGTGCGTTTTCCTACCTATACCTGAGCCGCAAACCCAAGCTCAGGTATAACAACAAACGTAATAGTTACCAAAAATTGATATCTTAGAGAAATACACGGGATTGTAAATCTATACAATCCCGAAAACAAAATACTTGTATAAATATTTATAACTTGGAACAGAAATATGAGCCAACTAGATCAAGCCGTTGTGTTGATAACTGGTGCATCTGGTGGGTTTGGACAACAACTAACCCGACAGTTATTACAAGCCGGTAGCCGACTGATTTTAACCGATGTCGATGAAGCCGGACTGCGTGAAAAAGTTCAAGCAATTCAACTCCAAGTCAAAACTGGTGATGTTCTCGCTTGCCTAGCGGTTGATCTCTCTACCAGAGAGGGTTGTGAAATCCTTTATCATCAGGTAAAAGCACTGAATATCCCCGTCGATATTTTGATTAACAACGCCGGGATTGCCGTCTTTGGGCGCATGGACGAAATCCCCAACGAGAAATGGGAACGCCTCATGCAAATAAACCTGCTCACACCCATGCGGTTAAGTGCTTTATTTGCTACTGATATGATTGCCCGTCAACAAGGTCACATCGTCAATATTTCATCCTTAGCAGGCTGGTGGTCTCCACCTGGATTAGCTCATTACGCAGCCAGTAAATTTGGTTTGCGTGGGTTCAGTGAAGGATTGTTCCATGAAGTAAAAGATTACAATGTAAAGGTAACGGCAATTTATCCATTTTTTAGCCGTACCCCCATTCTCCAATGTGAAAAGTTTGGCAGTTTAAGCAAGATTGATCATGATTTTCTGGACAATGTAGCTACAGACCCAGCGAAGATAATGCGCGCCACGATTCGAGGAATTGAGCGCAATAAACTCCATGTCTTTCCTGATGCGATCGCTCAAAATGCCCATCTTCTCAAACGATATTTTCCTCAAATAGTGAACTTGATTAATGATGTATTCGTTAGGAGATCGAAAGGTGGTCAACGTAAGTAACTCTAGTAAAATTCAGAATATAGTCGAGACCTCTGACAAACATTTGATTATCGGGGCGGGTTTTGTCGGCTTGGGTATGGCTCAAGCCCTCAAAGATGCTGATATCCCCTATGATCAGGTTGATGCTAGTGATAATATTGGCGGGAATTGGTATCACGGCGTTTACGAAACTGCACACATTATTTCGTCACGCAAGATTACCCAATTTACTCATTTCCCTATGCCGGATCATTATCCCGACTTTCCCAGCGCCCAGAATATGCTGGATTATTTGAACTCCTTTGCCGATCATTTTGATTTGCGTGGGCAGATTCAACTGAATCGTACCATTAGTGATGTGCGACCAGTGGAAAATAATCTTTGGCAAGTCACCTTTGCAGATGGAGAACAGCGAATTTACAAAGGAGTGGTGATGTGTAATGGTCATCACTGGCGCAAACGTTTTCCCCAGTTCCAGGGAGAATTTAACGGCGAGATTATCCATTCTAAAGATTACAAGCATCCAGACCAGCTGCGTGGAAAGCGTGTTTTAGTCATTGGCGGTGGAAACTCAGCTTGTGATTTAGCCGCAGAAGCAGCCCGTGTTAGTGCCAAATCTGTTTTGAGTATGCGCGAATCAGTATGGTTTATCCCCAAAACATTTGCTGGAGTCCCAATTGCTGACTTCCCTGGATGGCGATCGCCCAAATGGATGTCGCGTTTTTTCGTTCCTCAGAGTTCTGGCAACCGTAAATTTACTGGAATTTCACTTCCTAATTGGCTGAAATTGCGCCCGCCATTTTGGTTGACGCGCCTTGCCGTTCATGCCATCATCCGTCTGAGTTTCGGTAGTCACGAAGACTATGGTTTATCCAAACCTCAGTATCGGATTTTCGAGAAACACCCCACTATTAACAGCGAAGTACCTTATTACCTCAAGCATGGAAAAATCACTCCCAAGCCGGCTGTACGTCGCCTTGATGGCTGGGAAGTTGAATTTGTCGATGGTAGTCGAGAGACATTTGACCTGATTGTTTGTGGAACGGGTTACTATGTAGCATATCCATTCCTCCCTCCAGAACTGGAACGTGTGGAAGGGTCGGTAGTTCAATGTTATGCAGACTCGTTTCTGGATGATTACAAAGGACTTTACTTTATCGCTTGGTCGCAGATACGAGGTGGGGTTGGGTCGGTAATTTCCGCTTACGGCACAATTTTCTCTCGATATCTCAAACTCCAAGATGAAATTAATGTACCTCTTGGTTTAGTGTTCAAAGAAATGGGACACAAGCTACCAAACACTCATCTTGCTGACCCCCAGGAATTTTTTAACCAATCAAAAATGACTGATGTCGAATTTAAGCGCCTGGTAAAAAAAGCACATCAAATTGATGCCCAACATCCTAACTTTAGCAACCAGCCACTTCCTACCCTGCAAAGTAGGGAGCCAATTCAGCCCTTAGTGCGTTAAAGGTAGCAATGCAATTGTTTTGTTACTGGCAGCATACACTGCAAAGCTTTGGAGTTGAGCGAGTAGCAACTGAGCAAGGATTTAGTGATTTGGTTAAAGCTTATTCTACAAGCGATCGCCACTATCACACATTTAAACACATTGATCACATCCTCCGCACAATTGATACTTTACAAGCCTACGCTCAAGACCTCGCGGCTGTGGAACTAGCGGCGTGGCTTCATGATGTAGTTTATGATACTCAAGCTCAAGATAACGAACAAAAAAGCGCTGACTATGCTTGTGAATTGCTAAGTAATTTGGGCATTCCCACAAAGACTATAGCTACTGTTACCCGTCTCATTCTCAACACCAAACATCACCAAGCAGCCACAGATGACTATGATAGCCAAGTCTTACTCGATGCAGATTTGGCTATTTTGGCAACTAACCCAGAAGAGTATAGAGAATACGCCCATGCTATTCGCCAAGAATATGCATGGTTGTCAGAATGCGAATATATTACAGGTCGTAGACAAATTTTAGCGCGTTTTTTGCAGCGACAGCGTATCTATTATACCCCCTTGATGTTCGAGGTTGCCGAACAATTGGCTCGCTGCAATCTCCAATCAGAAATTCAAACACTTCACCTCAGTCATAGGTAAGAAAACAGTACCTAGCCTTATGGTAATTTAAGGTTAAACTCATACATTGCAATAGACTACTGTTATCCTCATGACTGGAGAGCATCACCTTGGGAATAGAATTACGCAGTTTTGTATTTCTCGACAACCTGCAACCTCAACACGCAGCCTATATGGGAACAGTATCCCAAGGTTTCCTACCATTACCCGGAGATACATCACTGTGGATTGAAATCTCTCCGGGTATTGAAATTAATCGAATTACAGATATAGCACTTAAATCAGCCTCTGTGCGCCCAGGAGTGCAAATAGTTGAACGACTATACGGATTATTAGAAATTCATTCTAGCTCTCAAGGAGAAACCCGCGCTGCTGGTCAAGCGATTTTAGCAGCACTAGGAGTCGAAAAAGAAGACGGACTAAAACCCCGTGTAGTTTCTAACCAGATTATCCGCAACATCGATGCTTACCAAACCCAACTGATTAATCGCACACGCAGAGGACAGCTAATTCTAGCCGGAGAAACCCTATATGTATTAGAAGTTCAGCCGGCTGCTTATGCTGCACTAGCTGCGAATGAAGCCGAGAAAGCAGCAGCAATTAATATCCTAGAAGTGCAAGCTGTAGGAAGTTTTGGACGGCTTTACTTAGGTGGAGCCGAGCAGGATATTCTCGCAGGTGCAAAGGGAGCATTAACAGCCATTGAAAACGTCGCAGGTCGGATAAATCCCCAGGGTGGGGGACAGGAATAAAGGAGAGAAAATGGCAAATCGAGAGCATCTAGCTTTACTCAAAGCAGGTGCAGTCCAATGGATAGAGTGGAGAGAGCAAAATCCCCAAATGCAACTAGATATCAGCACCGCGAACCTCAAAGGAGACAACCTCAGAGGCGCAAACCTCCAAGGGGTGAACTTAAACAAAGTCGATTTAAGTCATGCTTTACTGGTGCGAGCCAACCTTAGTAACGCCGACCTAAGTGGCGCAAACCTGCACCAAGCCAAGCTAATCGAAGCTAATTTGAGTGCAGCTAACTTGAGTGTAGCTAACTTGAGTGGTGCAACACTTATCCAAGCAAATTTGAGTTACGCCCATCTCATTGGGGCTGACTTGAGTACAGCCAATCTTCAAGGCGCGATTATCGTTGAAGCGAACCTAATTGGAACTGACTTAAGAGACGCTAACTTGAGAGATGCTGATTTAGGTACAGCGAAGTTAATCAGGGCTAACCTAAGTTTTGCCAATTTGATTGAAGCCAACTTAATTAATGCTGACTTAAGTGAAGCAAATTTGTACGAAGCGCAATTAAACGGAGCTTACCTTTATAAAGCTGAATTTTACAAAGCTAATTTGCACCAAGCTCACCTTAGTGGCGCATATTTGTTCCGAGCTAATTTCAGTGAAGCTAACTTGAGTGGTGCTAACTTAACTTGGACTAACCTTACAAGAGCAAACTTGGCTGGGGCTAATCTCCAAGGAGCTAATTTGAGGGGTGCTAAACTCCAAGGTGCTAACCTCAAAGGTGCTAATCTTCAGGACACAATTATGCCTGATTTATCTAAGTGTGATTAGGATTTTGATAAAATGGTTGTCCAAGATAGAGTAATAGAAATAAAATGATCTTCTAATTTGGAAGCGATTACTGCTGTTTTTTAATTGCACGCGCAATGAGAGGAGCTTTCCCTTCTAATCCTGTGAGAGTAATTTCACCATCTAGATAAAGCTGATACCATTGTTGACGTTGGCGGATGACTCGCTCATCATCTCGCAGATGTAATCGTTGCAAAGTAAATTCGGCTCTTGACCTTTCCTGTGGTGGAATTGCATCAGTTAGGACTAATTGGAGGGAAGGTAACAAAATTTCAAACCAGTCATCCTCAACCAGAAATGGGTCAAGCACTTGATCATCAACAGTGCCTTTACTACTATTTATCCAAGCAGAAGCAAAACGATAATTACTCCATTCGTAAGCCAAATGTCGATGATTTTGACAACATAGATAATGATCTACAGTGCCAACAGGTTCAAACATGGCACTATAACCACAAAGACTACCAAAACCATCGGCTAAATCTATTTTAAATTTTGACCAATAATCTTTTGGTCTTTTTTTAGAATCTTTATTTTTGGCTAACCAATTATTACCTAGTTGCCGTGCTTTGGCATCAAAATCTGGTGGTTCTGCTGGAGGATTAAACTTTAACATATTTACTATACTTCGGATGCTCCAGCATTTCTTTTTTCTGCTGTTACTATCCAACGAGGCCAAAAAGGATCGTGTCCGGGTAAAAGTTTTAGCAGTTCCTGATGAATTTGTGGCTGGTTTCTTAAGTGTTCTGGAAAATTATTCATATCATCATAGCGCATCCATGCTTCTGCGGCTTCAATCGCTGTTTCTGCTTCTTGAGAACGAGCTTGTTTGAGTCCAAATATTTCTGATGTTAACCATCCAACTGTATCTCCTTGTTTAACCCAAGATATTTCATCCAAGGAAACTTTTCCGTTTTCTAATTCAAATAAAAATAATTTGTCTTGTTCATCATCAAAAATTGGTTCTAAGGAAGCCAGGACTAAGGGAGAATGAGTTGTAACTAAAACTTGTATTGTCAGATTTGGCTGTAACTCCTTTACCACTGATAAGATAGATGGTAGGATTACCCTTTGCCAGCGAGGATGCAGATGAGACTCAACTTCATCAATTAGTAAAACTATTTGATTCATCGGTTCCTGCTTTCTTAGTTCAGAAGCTTTTTCGTGTTCGTACCAAGTCCATACCAACAAATAAGCAAGTCCCAAAATTCGCTTCATTCCTGCTGATGCTTGGGTAATGGGAATATTACCGTAAGGAAGATTAATTGTGGGAATGTCGCGCACATCTTCTACAGATACTCGCGTTGGTTCTCCTATTTCTATCCATTCATCAGGATGAGGTGCAAGTTGTTGAATGACATTGCATAAAAGTTGAAATGGCGTTTTTTGTGGTTGATTTTGCCATGTTACCCAATCATGGATTAGACCATTACAAACAACTTTACCTTTTGATTTTAAGCCATTCCACAGTGTATAGGGGTCAAAATTATAAGCTAAATCCCGTTTGCGAGCAGGGTCAAAAACTGAAAATCCACCATCAACGCGAACAAAAATCACAATATTTTTTGATGAGTCGCTTAACAAGAAATTTCTCTGCCATTTCTGCTCAGAAAAATTAAAGCTGCTTTCATTGTCTATTTCATTAAAAAGTATTTCCCAATTTTGTGTATTAATTTTGGATATAATTTTGGGTAATTCATCTATATGCCTTTGGGGATAAGCGGGTTGGTCTACCCAATTCCCCGTCAGTACCCACCAAGCAACTTCAAGTAAAAAACTTTTACCTAGTCCATTATCCCCAGTAAAAATATTGAGTCTATCAGCAAATTCAACATCAAATTGGGAAGCAAGTCCAACAGACTTTAAATGAAGTTCTTTTAGCATTTGACTACTCCTTTAGACCTTCCCCATATTAAAAGCTACTGGGTCTAGTTTCCAGTTAACGCAACGCCTAGCTAACAGAAAAACTGCAAACCCGTCGTCACATCAACGCAAAAACTAGACCCAGTATAAAATTTGAGACAGTCAGATTTTAAATCCTAGCGTCTGCTACCACCACGGTAAGGAACTGCACTCAGATAATCAATATCAAATGCAGAAAGCTTTTGCGCGTAGTTGCCTTTACCACCGACAGATGCTGCCATGTCCGCATATTTGCGGGGGTCGCCTTCGGGGAGGCGTTTTTCTTGGAATTTGCGGGTGTAGAACTTCTCCAAAGTGAAGCGCCAATCTGTTTCGACTGTACCCACTTTTTCGCGGAAGTCTTCGCCGTAACGAGGTGTTACCAAGTTGTGAGGACGACCTTCCATGCGTTTGCGTTGGTAAGGTACGATGTTATCGCCAAAGTTTTGGGTGTACTCTTCGCTGTCTACTAAAGCATCAACGAAGCCGCCAAAACCTTTGGTAGCAATAACGATTGACCAAGCAATTTGTTCTTCTTTGTTGTAAGACGCACGGCCTAAAATCCGCTTGAGGGTGATGTCTACTAAACGGTAGTTGTTGTTGGATGAGACAACTAAACGATAGTAGGCTTCAGACTTGGCTAAACCTCTAATGAAGTCCCGCACAGATAGGGAACCAGTTTTCAGTTGAGATTCTAAAGTCTTCTGACGGTTGAACTTGAGGATTTCATGTTCACTGAAAATTTGGCGATAAGATGCCCAAATGATGTTCTGGATATCAGTGTAAGAACTGACATCTTCAATGCGGTAGATATATGGTGTATCTTCGTTCAGGTCAGCTACACCAAAGCTGGCGACTCGGTGATTTTGACTGCTGGGTTTGTATTGAAGTAATGGCAGAGACATACTGCGGTCTTCCTCTTATTAACAATTTAAACAAAAAGCTGCTCGGAAAAATCAAGGAGGTTTGAATCCTCAAATCCTCACTGATGCTTTACTTATTCTCCCCCATTATGTTGATAGGTAGAGCTAATTCCGAAGTAATTTAGCGCACGGGGAAATTGGCGCTGGAATTGATGGAAACGGGAATACCTTGGGGGTTGATATCCCTGGTCATGTCGGGAATTTCAACGCTGGCTAGGTTGACTGGGGTAAATTTCAGCATCTTAATTTCGATGGAGTTGGCTAATTCCATGAAGTTCTTGATGTCACCTGCTTTATAACGCGCATCTTCTAACTTGTCGCGCCAGTAGTTACCGTAGCGGGGTGTGACTAAATTAAAGGGTCTATCTTTGTAGCGTCGCCGTTGGTAAGGAACGATATTGTCGCCAAAGTTGCTTTGATACTCTTGAGAGTTGATTAAAGCGTCAACAAAACCATTCCAGCCGAGGGTGGCTATTTTGATTGACCAAGCAATTTCTTCGTCTTTGTTGTAGGACGCACGACCTAAAATCCGTTTGAGGGCAATGTCTACTAACCGATAGTTAGAGTTGGTTTGCACTACCAAATTCCGGAAGGCTTCCGACTTAGCTAAACCCCGGATGAGGTCGCGCACGGTAATGGCTCGATTCTTGATCTGAGATTCTAAGTTTGTCTGGCGATAGAATTTAAGGATTTCATGTTCGCTAAAAATCTGCCGATAAGCTGCCCAAATTAACTCTTGGACTTCACTATCAAAAGCACAGTCTTCAATGCGGTAAATTCTGGGAGTATCTTCGTTAGGGACTTCGTAACCAGCTACGCGCTGATTTTGGGAACTGGGTTTATATTCGAGTAAAGGAATTGTCATTTCAGTTATCAGTTATCAGTTATCAGTTGTTGGAGTTTGATGACTTAACTCAGGTCTTAATTTGTGGGATTTGCAGGGATGTAACGGTAAGGTAGGGCAACGGCTACAGGTTTCATGGTTGGTTGGGGAGTACCAATTTCGCGGGAGTTGTCGGGAATCTTGATATCTTTGATTTGTGAGGTGACTGTAGCTACTGTCCGTTGGTAGTTACGTTCTGGGGCGAGAATTTCTCCGGCCATGCTCATGAAATTGGCGGGAATAACTCGACGAATCTCATTTTTACTGGCAACGCCTGTGGTGCGGGCGTTGTAGAAGGAACGACCACCGATAGATTCTAACATCATGCGATCGCGCCAGTATGAACCGTAGCGAGGATTAACTAAGTTAAAGGGTCTGTCTTTATAGCGACGACGTTGGAAAGGTACGATGTCATCACCAAAGTTTTGCAGATATTCTTCACTATCTAACAAGGTATCGATGAAACCGTGTAATCCTTTTGTACCAATGACAATCGACCAAGCAATTTCTTCGTCTTTGTTGTAGGCGGCGCGTCCCACAAACCGCTTTAAGGTGATGTCAACTAAGCGGTAGTTGGTGTTAATATCTGCTACTTGTGTGCGGTAAACTTCCGATTTACCCAATCCCCGGATAAAATCACGGACGTTAATTGCCCGATTTCGCAGTTGAGATTCGAGAAACTTTTGGCGATTACTAGCAATGATTAAGTGTTCGCTAAAGATTTGCCGATATGCTGCCCAGATAATGGCATCAATATCTGTATCTGAGGTAGCAGCCGCTAACCGATACATGGTGGGCGTATCTTCGTTGGGTACTTCGTAACCTTCTACACGCTGATTTTGCGTGGTAAATGAATAATTGAGTAATGGTATTGACATATTTACTTTTTCCTTGTTTTATGATATGTAAGTCAGAAATCAGCGATCGCAGAAATTCAAAGTTACTAACTGATAACTGTTCACTGATTTAAATAGCCAGCTGCACACGAGCGCGAATTGCTTTTTCGTCATCAGTGGCTAACATCTGGTCAAATCTCGTTTGAATGGGTTGCTGTAAATCAGGTATTTTCGCCAAGGCTTGTAAACCTACAACAGCAGCATAACGGATTGACCATTCTGAGTCTTGAGAAATAAACAGCAGGGTTTCCAATGCTTTGTTCAGCGCTGTTTGCCTGTCAGCAGATTCGAGTTTATGCCAGTTTAAATTTCCCAATCCCTTGGCAGCAGCACGGCGGACACTGGGAGCAAAGTCTGTGGCTGCGGCTGTGATTAAAACGTCAATAGCACGGGGGTCTGCGATCGCTGCTAAAGTACGAATCGAATAAGCCCGTGCGCCATAGTTATAATCGTCTATCTGGGATAGCAATTGTGGTACTGCTATTTCTCCCATTTCGGTCAATGCTGCCGCCGCCACCGTCGCTGCGGATGGGTTGTTATAACCAAACACCGCAATTAATGTGGGAATAGCGGCGACATCCTTTGCTGCTGCCAAGTTTTGTACTGCCGTTACCATGTTGGCTGGTGTATCTGCCTGGGCGACGGCACGAATTAATTCATCAGTCATTAGTAAACGGTCGGTAATTAATCATCAAGAGTCATTGGCTAATCATCATTCAACTAATGACTAATAACTAATGACTAATGACTATAAAAGTGAATCCATCAAGTTCATCACCTGAATAGCATTGTCAGAAACAGACAAAACATCTAACTCTGGGGTGAGTTGATGTTCTAGTAATCCTTTGAGGGCAATGAGTTTAAAGCTATTTTCTACCTGAGCGATCGCGATCGCCTCTGCTGCTGCCATGTATCCAATTGCACCCAAATCCGTTAAAACCAAGCGGCGCAATTTCAAATCCCCACTGGACAACGTTTTCACTAACCTCTCCCCATAAACAGGGTCTTGTGTTAGCTGGTACATTGCTCTAGCGGCGGCACACTGCACTGCTGGGATTTCATGCTCTAAAAACGGTGAAATCAAAGAAATAGCCTCAGTTGCACCAATAGCTCCCAAGGCTTCTATTACCGCTTCATAGGGCTGGGTGAGATGAGGGCGACCCATTACTTGCACGGCCTGGGCAACACCCCCATCTAACAGTTTTATGAGGGCTGGGGCGGCAGTTTTGTCCCGTAACTTTTGCAAAGATTGGGCTGCGGCTTCGCGCACATAAAAATCATGGCATTCCAAGCTCTTAATTAAGCCTGGGATAGCTTTGGCATCACCTAATTTCCCCAATGCTCTGGCTGCATTGCGCCGCAGTGGATAACCTCCCATTTCTGTTCTGTCGGCTTCATCCTCTAACGCTGCAATTAAGGCATCTACAACATCTGGGTGGCTAACTCGAAATTTGCCCAGCCACCAAGCTGCGTAATAGCGGAGACTTAAATCTGATGATTGCAGGTTGGCGAGTGCTAACTCTGGTGTCAACTGGGGCGCATTTTCTGCTGAATATTCTGACGCACTGGGTTCGTTCATGCCAAGAAATTAGTTTTCTTCAGCGCTCAATGGTGAAATATTGATGATTCTGCCACCTAAGCGGTTAATTCGTTGCATTTCTTCGTTCATCCGGCTGTATGGCACTGTGATAAATACACTACCACTGCGACGAATATCGAATTGATTTTTGTCAGTTTCTGCATTTTGGCGCAAGCCTACGACTTCATAACGAAAGACTCGGCTTGCAGATGAAGAAACGCTACCAGCCCCAAGTGTGGTTTGACCGAACATTACTTCTTATCTCCTGTATGGTTTGAGTAACGCTACCTTAAGCTGACGTGATGCTGACGATTTTGCCACCCTGCTTATGAATTTGCTGGATCTTGTCAGAAAGTCGCTCGTAAGGTACGATAAATGCTGTGCTACTCCGTCTGATACTGGGATAGCCTGAACCACGGATTGCTGTAACTTCGATGCGGTACACGCGATCGCCTACACCCACAGCATTTCCTAAATTCTTCTTGGGAGCGACATCTGATGAAGCACGATAATTCCAGTTATCATTGCTTCCTGATGGTCCCACAATGGAAGAAGATTTATTACTTGCTAAATCCTGCGCTAAACGGGATTTAGTACCTTCTACTTGGGTGCGATCGCTATTGGCGTAACCCCGGTATAATCGAAACATCCGGGTAAAGCCGACAGTTTTTTGTCCTGGTTGGTTATCAAAACCACGATAATAAGGAACAATGCTGTCGCCGAAGTTATTTTGGTACTCTGGAGAATCAATATAAGAATCAATTTCCGCGTCGTACCCTTTATTCTGATACAAATCTAAGTGGTAAACCACTTCCGATTCATCATAAGGTGCGCGACCCAAAAGATGCTTATAGTTGAGTTCAATCAACCGAGTTTGGAAACTGCTATAAAAAAACTTGTTTTTGTAAAGTTCTGATTTCGCAATGCTGCGGACAAACTCCCGCACTGATAAATTGCCATCTCGTAGGAGTGATTCGGCACTGACTAGACGTTCTGATGCCATCAAATAGTCGTTACCCAAAACTTGCCGATAAGCAGCGCGGATTACAAGCTCTACTTCATCTTTACTAGCGTTTGGGCGCAGTTCAACTCGACGTGCATCGCTAAAAGGCTCTGTTCCGAGCCGAGATGCTGCTGTTGTAATTGCCATTTTTCTTCACCTATTTATTTGCATTTCGGCGATTTATACCGAATGCTGATTTTACTCAAACTTTTATTTCTTTGCTAAATAAAAGTTTGCCCGGAGCGAGATTCAACTGCTAGATGAGCCAGAACGGTCTTTTTGTTTGACAAAACGAGCCACTCACTGGTGAACCCCAAAGGGTTGACTAACTCCATCCAGCACTTGCATCCTGATCCGGGCAAGATACTATTTAGCTAAGAGCGTTGATAGCGTAGTTAAAGTAGGTGTCAGCTTCGTTTGCAGCTTGTCCACTCAAACCATGATTAGCTTTCATGTATTTGATAGCTTCAACGTACCAGCTAGGAGACAAGTCAAAGGAGCTGTTGATTTCAGACAAACCAGCAATCAAGAACTCATCCAAAGGACCAGTACCACCAGCAACTAAGCTGTAGGTAACGATGCGTAGGTAGTGACCAACGTCACGAGCGCACTTGGACTTACCACGGCTGTCAGCAGCGTACTGAGGTCCTGGTGTTTGGGTGGTGTATGGGAATTTTTGGTAAACAGCTTGGGTTGCACCATCAATCAACTTTTGAGCGTTGGTGGTCAAAGCACGAGCAGCTTCCATGCTAGCAATAGCACGTACATAACGACCGTTAACTGCTTGCAGTTCGGTGTTACCTAAGAAACGTCCTTGGGTATCAGCAGATGCGATCGCTTCGGTAATTGGTGTTTTAACCATTTCTAAAATCTCCTTGGTATTTCGTAAATTTTTGGTCTGATTACCTAAATATTTAGGTGTTGGACTTTGTTATTGATATTAAGCAACAGCAGCAGCAGCACGGTCAAAGTAGCTAGCTACTTCAGACATCAATTGGCTGCAATCGCCCTTGGT encodes:
- a CDS encoding flavin-containing monooxygenase, whose amino-acid sequence is MVNVSNSSKIQNIVETSDKHLIIGAGFVGLGMAQALKDADIPYDQVDASDNIGGNWYHGVYETAHIISSRKITQFTHFPMPDHYPDFPSAQNMLDYLNSFADHFDLRGQIQLNRTISDVRPVENNLWQVTFADGEQRIYKGVVMCNGHHWRKRFPQFQGEFNGEIIHSKDYKHPDQLRGKRVLVIGGGNSACDLAAEAARVSAKSVLSMRESVWFIPKTFAGVPIADFPGWRSPKWMSRFFVPQSSGNRKFTGISLPNWLKLRPPFWLTRLAVHAIIRLSFGSHEDYGLSKPQYRIFEKHPTINSEVPYYLKHGKITPKPAVRRLDGWEVEFVDGSRETFDLIVCGTGYYVAYPFLPPELERVEGSVVQCYADSFLDDYKGLYFIAWSQIRGGVGSVISAYGTIFSRYLKLQDEINVPLGLVFKEMGHKLPNTHLADPQEFFNQSKMTDVEFKRLVKKAHQIDAQHPNFSNQPLPTLQSREPIQPLVR
- a CDS encoding HD domain-containing protein, translating into MQLFCYWQHTLQSFGVERVATEQGFSDLVKAYSTSDRHYHTFKHIDHILRTIDTLQAYAQDLAAVELAAWLHDVVYDTQAQDNEQKSADYACELLSNLGIPTKTIATVTRLILNTKHHQAATDDYDSQVLLDADLAILATNPEEYREYAHAIRQEYAWLSECEYITGRRQILARFLQRQRIYYTPLMFEVAEQLARCNLQSEIQTLHLSHR
- a CDS encoding phycobilisome rod-core linker polypeptide — protein: MSLPLLQYKPSSQNHRVASFGVADLNEDTPYIYRIEDVSSYTDIQNIIWASYRQIFSEHEILKFNRQKTLESQLKTGSLSVRDFIRGLAKSEAYYRLVVSSNNNYRLVDITLKRILGRASYNKEEQIAWSIVIATKGFGGFVDALVDSEEYTQNFGDNIVPYQRKRMEGRPHNLVTPRYGEDFREKVGTVETDWRFTLEKFYTRKFQEKRLPEGDPRKYADMAASVGGKGNYAQKLSAFDIDYLSAVPYRGGSRR
- a CDS encoding phycobilisome rod-core linker polypeptide yields the protein MSIPLLNYSFTTQNQRVEGYEVPNEDTPTMYRLAAATSDTDIDAIIWAAYRQIFSEHLIIASNRQKFLESQLRNRAINVRDFIRGLGKSEVYRTQVADINTNYRLVDITLKRFVGRAAYNKDEEIAWSIVIGTKGLHGFIDTLLDSEEYLQNFGDDIVPFQRRRYKDRPFNLVNPRYGSYWRDRMMLESIGGRSFYNARTTGVASKNEIRRVIPANFMSMAGEILAPERNYQRTVATVTSQIKDIKIPDNSREIGTPQPTMKPVAVALPYRYIPANPTN
- a CDS encoding SDR family NAD(P)-dependent oxidoreductase; this translates as MSQLDQAVVLITGASGGFGQQLTRQLLQAGSRLILTDVDEAGLREKVQAIQLQVKTGDVLACLAVDLSTREGCEILYHQVKALNIPVDILINNAGIAVFGRMDEIPNEKWERLMQINLLTPMRLSALFATDMIARQQGHIVNISSLAGWWSPPGLAHYAASKFGLRGFSEGLFHEVKDYNVKVTAIYPFFSRTPILQCEKFGSLSKIDHDFLDNVATDPAKIMRATIRGIERNKLHVFPDAIAQNAHLLKRYFPQIVNLINDVFVRRSKGGQRK
- a CDS encoding AAA family ATPase, which gives rise to MLKELHLKSVGLASQFDVEFADRLNIFTGDNGLGKSFLLEVAWWVLTGNWVDQPAYPQRHIDELPKIISKINTQNWEILFNEIDNESSFNFSEQKWQRNFLLSDSSKNIVIFVRVDGGFSVFDPARKRDLAYNFDPYTLWNGLKSKGKVVCNGLIHDWVTWQNQPQKTPFQLLCNVIQQLAPHPDEWIEIGEPTRVSVEDVRDIPTINLPYGNIPITQASAGMKRILGLAYLLVWTWYEHEKASELRKQEPMNQIVLLIDEVESHLHPRWQRVILPSILSVVKELQPNLTIQVLVTTHSPLVLASLEPIFDDEQDKLFLFELENGKVSLDEISWVKQGDTVGWLTSEIFGLKQARSQEAETAIEAAEAWMRYDDMNNFPEHLRNQPQIHQELLKLLPGHDPFWPRWIVTAEKRNAGASEV
- a CDS encoding pentapeptide repeat-containing protein, which gives rise to MANREHLALLKAGAVQWIEWREQNPQMQLDISTANLKGDNLRGANLQGVNLNKVDLSHALLVRANLSNADLSGANLHQAKLIEANLSAANLSVANLSGATLIQANLSYAHLIGADLSTANLQGAIIVEANLIGTDLRDANLRDADLGTAKLIRANLSFANLIEANLINADLSEANLYEAQLNGAYLYKAEFYKANLHQAHLSGAYLFRANFSEANLSGANLTWTNLTRANLAGANLQGANLRGAKLQGANLKGANLQDTIMPDLSKCD
- a CDS encoding phycobilisome rod-core linker polypeptide yields the protein MTIPLLEYKPSSQNQRVAGYEVPNEDTPRIYRIEDCAFDSEVQELIWAAYRQIFSEHEILKFYRQTNLESQIKNRAITVRDLIRGLAKSEAFRNLVVQTNSNYRLVDIALKRILGRASYNKDEEIAWSIKIATLGWNGFVDALINSQEYQSNFGDNIVPYQRRRYKDRPFNLVTPRYGNYWRDKLEDARYKAGDIKNFMELANSIEIKMLKFTPVNLASVEIPDMTRDINPQGIPVSINSSANFPVR